Part of the Kitasatospora sp. NBC_00374 genome is shown below.
CCGGGCCCGGTGCACCGGCGGGGTGTTGTCGACGAAGTGCCGTGCCAGCGTGATGCCGAAGGCCTCGGCCGACTCGATCCCGTACTCCTTCGCGAAGGCGTACACGGTGTTCTTCGTGGTGTCGGTGGGCAGGCAGTTGGCGTTGGAGCCGGTGAGGTGGACGTCGTCGAACTCGCCGGAGAGGGCGACCGAGACGTTCAGGTCCTTGATCTCGTGACGGGTCGAGTCACGGTAGACCCGGACGATGCGGTTCTCCGCCTTGCCGTACTGGTTCTGTCCGAGCACGTGGGCCATGGCTGGCTCCTAAGCTTTGAAGCGGTCTAGCTTCCGCGGTAGACCGAGTATCCGAACGGGTTGAGCAGCAGCGGCACGTGGTAGTGGTGCTGCGCGGGCGCGACCGTGAAGACGATCGAGACCTCGGGGAAGAACGGCGCCTGGTCCGCGGCGGCGGCGTAGTACGCGGCCGTGTCGAACAGGAGCCGGACGACCGAGCCCGCCTCCACGGCCGGCAGGTCCTTGGCCCGGCCGTCGGAGTCCGTGGCGGAGGTGCCGAGCACCTTCCAGCCACCCTCGGTGTGCAGTGCGAGCTCGACCGGGACACCCTCGGCCGGGCGGCCGAGGCTGGTGTCGAGCACATGCGTGGAGATGCCAGTCATGGGTTGAATGACCTTACTGATGGCAGGAGTCGACTCACCGTCGACGAGGTCAGTCCTCGTCGAGCAGGCGGTTGATGCGGATGTCGTTGATCTTGCGCAGCTCGCCGCGGACGATCTCCGCCTCGGTGGCGGCATCGTTCGGGAAGCGCTCCCGGAGGGAGGCGAGCATGGTGGCCGCGGTGCGGCCGGTCGCGCAGATCAGGAACACATGGCCGAATTTCGCCTCGTAGGCGGCGTTCGCCCGGTGCAGTTCGTCGAGGAGCGCGGAGTCCACTCCCCGGATGCCGGCCTGCTCGCGCTCGGAGGTGGCGTCGCCCGTCCTGGGCTTGCCGATCCGGGCGTGGCCGGCCATGGCGTCGGCCAGGTCCTCGGCCGTGAGCGCCGCCATGGCCGCCGCATTGGCGGCGAGCAGCGCGTCCCGGTCGGACCACGGCCTGGCGGCCGCGACCGACGCGGCCCAGCCGGGGCTGGAGCAGATCTCCAGCAGCGTCTCACGCAGCTCGGCGGCCGGAGCCGCCGACAGCTTCTCGAGCGCCGCGGAGGACGGATGAGGGTGGTTGGTCACGGGTGGACCTCCTGAAGAGTGGTGCCACCCGCAAAAGCTAGATCCACCACCCCGGCCCGTCAACACTTTGTTGAACGGTTGGTGGTTACGTTTCGAGCCGAGGGCCGTTACCGCCGCATGTCGTGTGCGATTCGCCAAGTGTGTCCGGCGTGACGGCGGGACAGACTGGGGCGAAACCGGCCCGGGGGCCCGCCCCTACTTGCCGTCCTGGCGGTTCAGGTAGTTGTACACCGTGAACCGGCTGACGCCCAGCGCCGAGGCCACCGTCTCGACGCCGTGTCGCACGGTGAACGCGCCGCGCTCCTCCAGCAGGGCGACCACGCGCTGCTTGTCGGCGCGGTCGAGCTCGGCGAGCGGGCGTCCGTCGAACTGGCGGGCCATCTCGGCCAGCAGCCGGTCCAGCGCACTGCTGAGGTGCGGCAGCCGTACGGCCACGGCCGGCGCGCCGTCCCACTCCAGCAGGACGTCGTCGGGCCGGGCCTCGCGGACCTCGACCGCGGTCGCACCGACTGCGTCGAGCAGCGGCTTTATCGCCGCGGTGAGCGGGTGTTCCAGGGAGTTGCTCACTGCGTACCCACTCCTTCCGGGGTCTGGTTGTCGTCGTCGAGCACGCTGACCTGGACGGAGATCCGGGTCGCCCCGGCGTCCAGGGTCTCGCGCAGCAGCCGGGTCACGGCCGCCAGGGTCTGCTCGGCGTCGCCCTCGGCGCTGGTGCCGAAGGGGCCGACCGAGACGGCGAGACCGGCTTCGTCCACGACCCGGCGGGCGGCCTTGGCGTGGTCGGGGAAGCTGTCCAGCTCGAACGGTTCTGTCGTGAACTCCACCATCAATCGCACCCGCTCACTGTAGCGAGCGGCCCTGCGGATGACAGGGGCTGGTCGATCAGACAGTCGAGCACCCATGGGGCGGGCGGGTTTCGGCCGCTTCAACAAATTGTTGTGACGGCCTTGACACTCCGCGGACCGCGGGACAAGCTTCCACCAAGCAGAATCGCTCTTCCGGATCGTGGAAGTTGCGGAAGACGGAAGAGAGAGTGAGAGGTGAACGACGTGACCGCCGCCGCAAAGCACAGCTACACGGTCAACCTGTCGATCCTGTTCGGCGAGCTCCCGCTGCTGGAGCGCCCCGCCGCCGCGGCCGCCGCCGGCTTCACCGCCGCCGAGCTGTGGTGGCCCTTCGGCGCGGAGCACACCCCGGCCCAGGCCGAGCTGGACGCGCTCCGCAAGGCCTTCAGCGACGCCGGCGTCCAGCTCACCGGCCTCAACTTCCTCGACGACCTCACCAAGGGCGCCCGCGGCACCGTCTCCGTGCCCGCCGAGAAGGAGCGCTTCCGGGAGAACGTCCCGGTGACGGTCGCCCTCGCCGAGTCGCTCGGCACCAAGGCGCTCAACGCGCTCTACGGCAACCGGGTCGAGGGCGCCACCGCCGCCGAGCAGGACGAGCTGGCGCTGGAGAACCTCGTGCTCGCCGCCCGGGCCGCCGACTCGATCGGCGCGATCCTGCTGATCGAGGCCCTCAACCGGCCCGAGTCCCCGGACTACCCGCTGGTCTCGGCGGCCGCCGCCGTCGAGGTGGTGGACCGGGTGAACGCGGCCACCGGCCTCGGCAACGCCAGGTTCCTCTGCGACCTCTACCACCTGGCGAGGAACGGCGAGGACCTGGCCGCCGTCATCGACACCTACGCCGACCGCTTCGGCCACGTGCAGATCGCCGACACCCCGGGCCGCAACGAGCCCGGTACCGGCGACCTCGACTTCGAGGACCTCTTCGCCCGGCTCACCGCCGCCGGCTACACCGGCCGGATCGGCCTGGAGTACCGCCCCGCGAACGGCGTCAGCGCCGACGGCTTCGCGTGGCTCCCGCGCGAGCTGCGCGCCGCGAGGTAACCGGCGCCGCCGAGCAGTCACCGCCTCCCCACCCACCACGTACGAAGGAACGCGACGCGATGAGCGCCTCCCGCAAGATCGCCTTTATCGGCCTCGGCATCATGGGCAGCCCGATGGCCGCCAACCTGGTCAAGGCCGGCCACCGGGTGACCGGTTTCAACCTCACCCAGCCGCCGATCGACGCCCTGGTGGCGGCCGGCGGCCTGGGCGCCACCAGCATCGCCGAGGCGGTCGAGGACGCCGAGGTCGTCATCACCATGGTCCCCGCCGACCCCCAGGTCGAGCAGGTCATCCTGGGTGAGGGCGGGGTGCTGGAGAACGTGAAGGCCGGCACCCTCGTGATCGACATGTCCTCGATCACCCCGCAGACCTCGATCAAGGTCGAGGCCGCCGCCACCGCCCGGGGGGTCCGCACCCTGGACGCCCCGGTCTCCGGCGGTGAGGCCGGCGCGATCGAGGCCGTCCTGTCGATCATGGTCGGCGGCGACGCGGCCGACTTCGCCGAGGCGAAGCCGCTGTTCGACGCGCTCGGCACCACGGTCATCCACGTCGGTCCGGCCGGCGCCGGCCAGACCGTCAAGGCCGCCAACCAGCTGATCGTGGCCGTCAACATCCAGGTCCTGGCCGAGGCCGTGGTCTTCCTGGAGAACGCCGGCGTCGACCTCCCGGCCGCGCTCGACGTGCTCGGCGGCGGTCTGGCCGGCTCGACCGTGCTGAACCGCAAGAAGGCCAACATGATCGACCGCCAGTTCGCCCCCGGCTTCCGGATCGACCTGCACCACAAGGACATGGGCATCGTCACCGACGCCGCCCGGGCCGTCGGTGCGGCGCTGCCGGTCGGCGCCGTGGTGGCCCAGCTGGTGGCCTCGGCCCGCGCCAACGGCGACGGCTCGCTCGACCACTCGGCCCTGCTGCGGGGCGTCGAGCGCCTCTCCGGCCGCGAGGTCGCGT
Proteins encoded:
- a CDS encoding 2-hydroxy-3-oxopropionate reductase, whose translation is MSASRKIAFIGLGIMGSPMAANLVKAGHRVTGFNLTQPPIDALVAAGGLGATSIAEAVEDAEVVITMVPADPQVEQVILGEGGVLENVKAGTLVIDMSSITPQTSIKVEAAATARGVRTLDAPVSGGEAGAIEAVLSIMVGGDAADFAEAKPLFDALGTTVIHVGPAGAGQTVKAANQLIVAVNIQVLAEAVVFLENAGVDLPAALDVLGGGLAGSTVLNRKKANMIDRQFAPGFRIDLHHKDMGIVTDAARAVGAALPVGAVVAQLVASARANGDGSLDHSALLRGVERLSGREVA
- a CDS encoding helix-turn-helix domain-containing protein yields the protein MSNSLEHPLTAAIKPLLDAVGATAVEVREARPDDVLLEWDGAPAVAVRLPHLSSALDRLLAEMARQFDGRPLAELDRADKQRVVALLEERGAFTVRHGVETVASALGVSRFTVYNYLNRQDGK
- the uraH gene encoding hydroxyisourate hydrolase; this translates as MTGISTHVLDTSLGRPAEGVPVELALHTEGGWKVLGTSATDSDGRAKDLPAVEAGSVVRLLFDTAAYYAAAADQAPFFPEVSIVFTVAPAQHHYHVPLLLNPFGYSVYRGS
- a CDS encoding thiamine-binding protein codes for the protein MRLMVEFTTEPFELDSFPDHAKAARRVVDEAGLAVSVGPFGTSAEGDAEQTLAAVTRLLRETLDAGATRISVQVSVLDDDNQTPEGVGTQ
- the uraD gene encoding 2-oxo-4-hydroxy-4-carboxy-5-ureidoimidazoline decarboxylase, with protein sequence MTNHPHPSSAALEKLSAAPAAELRETLLEICSSPGWAASVAAARPWSDRDALLAANAAAMAALTAEDLADAMAGHARIGKPRTGDATSEREQAGIRGVDSALLDELHRANAAYEAKFGHVFLICATGRTAATMLASLRERFPNDAATEAEIVRGELRKINDIRINRLLDED
- a CDS encoding TIM barrel protein is translated as MNDVTAAAKHSYTVNLSILFGELPLLERPAAAAAAGFTAAELWWPFGAEHTPAQAELDALRKAFSDAGVQLTGLNFLDDLTKGARGTVSVPAEKERFRENVPVTVALAESLGTKALNALYGNRVEGATAAEQDELALENLVLAARAADSIGAILLIEALNRPESPDYPLVSAAAAVEVVDRVNAATGLGNARFLCDLYHLARNGEDLAAVIDTYADRFGHVQIADTPGRNEPGTGDLDFEDLFARLTAAGYTGRIGLEYRPANGVSADGFAWLPRELRAAR